The Helianthus annuus cultivar XRQ/B chromosome 16, HanXRQr2.0-SUNRISE, whole genome shotgun sequence genome includes a window with the following:
- the LOC110918931 gene encoding uncharacterized protein LOC110918931: MFARFCAPKAWIRDRGTHFCNAQLEKALSRYGVQHRFSTLYHPQTSGQVEVTNRGIKRILEKTVNSSRKDWSEKLDEPLWSFRTAYKTSIGTTPFKSVYGKSCQLPVELEHKAYWALKTVNLDMAAAGENRFVQIHEMEELRHDAYESSKLYKERTKTLHDACLKDKKEFRVGDRLKSRWSGPYTVQSVFPYGTVEIGHEDGRVFKVNGHRLKAYVGGPAFSTPRTNEFGVVAVRSGREGC; encoded by the exons ATGTTTGCCCGCTTTTGTGCCCCGAAGGCATGGATTAGGGACCGTGGGACGCATTTCTGTAATGCTCAGCTTGAGAAAGCATTGTCCCGATATGGTGTGCAACACCGATTCTCTACACTATATCATCCGCAGACGAGCGGACAGGTCGAGGTCACTAATCGGGGTATCAAGCGGATTTTGGAGAAAACGGTTAACTCGAGCCGTAAGGATTGGTCCGAGAAATTGGATGAACCACTGTGGTCTTTCCGGACAGCCTACAAGACTTCTATAGGCACCACACCGTTTAAATCGGTCTATGGGAAGTCTTGTCAGTTGCCTGTTGAACTCGAGCACAAAGCATACTGGGCTTTGAAGACAGTTAATCTCGATATGGCTGCTGCGGGTGAGAATAGGTTTGTGCAGATTCATGAGATGGAGGAGCTTAGGCACGATGCGTATGAAAGCTCCAAGCTgtacaaggaacgtactaagacACTGCATGATGCCTGCTTGAAGGACAAGAAAGAATTCCGAGTGGGTGATCGG CTCAAATCTCGCTGGTCGGGTCCCTACACTGTACAGTCAGTGTTTCCTTACGGGACCGTGGAGATAGGCCATGAGGATGGCCGAGTGTTTAAAGTCAACGGACATAGGCTAAAGGCTTATGTTGGAGGGCCCGCTTTCTCCACCCCAAGAACAAATGAATTCGGGGTG GTTGCGGTTCGTTCTGGTCGCGAGGGATGTTAG